A genomic segment from Alteribacillus bidgolensis encodes:
- a CDS encoding aspartyl-phosphate phosphatase Spo0E family protein encodes MSEQSLLHEIETKREKLNSIAWNKPLFSDEVVRLSKELDQLLNKYDSTLSATKAQ; translated from the coding sequence GTGTCTGAGCAGTCTTTGCTGCATGAAATTGAAACTAAACGAGAAAAACTGAATAGCATCGCATGGAATAAACCTCTATTTTCTGATGAAGTCGTTCGTTTAAGCAAAGAACTTGATCAACTTTTAAATAAATATGACAGTACATTATCTGCAACTAAAGCTCAATAA